Proteins encoded by one window of Gammaproteobacteria bacterium:
- a CDS encoding molybdenum cofactor guanylyltransferase yields MLGVVLAGGRSRRMGQDKSLL; encoded by the coding sequence ATGCTCGGCGTGGTACTCGCAGGTGGCCGTTCTCGGCGTATGGGGCAAGACAAAAGCCTGCTGA